One region of Ananas comosus cultivar F153 linkage group 9, ASM154086v1, whole genome shotgun sequence genomic DNA includes:
- the LOC109715359 gene encoding probable mitochondrial intermediate peptidase, mitochondrial isoform X2, producing the protein MSSSLTFLGSLPPWRSSAPWMRSLTRNTHPDREYVEEADKASMRIYEYLHFLNTNVTLYNAILKAESEGVLLTEEAQRAASTLRIDFEKGGIHLSKEKLDLVNELNLKAAQLGRKFNENIMTDPGFVDIYPASRIPKDMQHHFKPIYRSTPSASEEIRDLRDQRREKGLQITTDSSTLSSVLKWVSDAEVRRLAYIRGNSVPSGNLGVLDDLIRTRHELAQIMGYKSFADFAIHPNLAAKVDVVMSFLLDLSKIVRPKADEEFARIRDFKRRVCNEKSLDLEPWDEAYFTGMMKSSTYDLDSSVVASYFPLSKCLEGLKMLVESLFGATFQMIPTTPGESWHPDVIKLSLHHPEEGDLGYLYLDLYSRKGKYPGCAHFAIRGGRRVSDKEYQLPIVALVCNFSSPYRSSTTRLNYWDVETLFHEFGHALHSLLSRTDYQHFSGTRVVLDVAETPSNLFEYYAWDYRVLRTFARDETTGDPIPEKLVQAMNGARNMFAATELQRQIFYSLIDLTLFGEQPATARDTVSIVADLKRQHTSWKHVEGTHWHTRFNHLINYGAGYYSYLYARCFASTIWQEICLDDPLSRSTGDAIRTKFLRHGGAKNPSDLLKDFVGDRIIRDCRGGVIPDISSLCKELGL; encoded by the exons ATGAGCTCGTCTCTAACATTTCTCGGCTCCCTCCCTCCATGGAGATCATCCGCGCCATGGATGAGATCTCTAACACG GAACACACATCCGGACAG GGAGTATGTGGAAGAAGCGGATAAGGCTTCGATGAGGATTTATGAGTATCTTCAT TTTCTAAATACAAATGTAACATTATACAATGCTATACTAAAGGCTGAGAGTGAGGGTGTCCTGCTTACAGAAGAAGCTCAAAGGGCAGCCTCTACTTTACGTATTGATTTTGAGAAAGGGGGCATCCATCTATCGAAAG AGAAACTGGACCTGGTTAATGAATTAAATCTCAAGGCTGCCCAGCTGGGAAGAAA GTTCAATGAAAATATTATGACTGACCCAGGTTTTGTTGATATATATCCGGCATCGCGAATCCCGAAGGATATGCAACATCATTTTAAGCCCATATATCGGTCGACCCCATCTGCATCTGAGGAAATAAGAGATCTAAGGGATCAGAGAAGAGAGAAGGGTCTTCAGATCACAACAGATTCAAGCACTCTCTCCTCAGTGTTGAAATGGGTATCAGATGCTGAG GTAAGGAGACTAGCGTACATAAGAGGTAATTCTGTACCAAGTGGAAATCTTGGTGTTCTTGATGATCTTATAAGAACTCGTCATGAACTTGCACAG ATAATGGGGTACAAGTCATTTGCCGACTTTGCTATACATCCTAACTTGGCCGCAAAAGTAGATGTTGTCATGTCCTTTCTTCTTGATCTAAGCAAGATAGTTAGACCCAAAGCTGATGAG GAGTTTGCACGAATACGTGATTTCAAGAGGCGAGTATGTAATGAGAAAAGTTTAGATTTAGAGCCATGGGATGAGGCTTACTTCACGGGAATGATGAAATCTTCTACATATGACCTGGACTCTTCG GTTGTTGCCTCATATTTCCCGTTATCCAAATGCCTCGAGGGCTTGAAAATGTTGGTTGAGTCGCTATTTGGTGCGACATTTCAAATGATTCCGACTACTCCCGGCGAGTCATGGCATCCAGATGTCATAAAGCTCTCTCTTCATCATCCTGAAGAG GGTGATTTGGGGTATCTGTATCTTGATCTTTACTCCAGGAAGGGGAAATATCCAGGTTGTGCCCATTTCGCTATTAGAGGTGGGCGAAGAGTCTCCGACAAGGAATACCAACTTCCA ATTGTTGCATTAGTCTGCAACTTCTCAAGTCCGTACAGATCATCAACTACGAGGCTTAACTACTGGGATGTCGAAACCCTCTTTCATGAGTTTGGTCATGCTCTTCATTCCCTCCTTTCGAGAACG GATTATCAGCACTTCTCGGGCACTAGAGTCGTCCTTGATGTCGCTGAAACACCTTCCAACCTTTTCGA GTACTATGCATGGGACTATCGTGTTCTGCGGACATTTGCTAGAGATGAAACTACCGGTGATCCCATACCAGAAAAACTTGTACAGGCTATGAACGGTGCTCGAAACATGTTTGCTGCAACAGAGCTGCAACGCCAG ATATTTTACTCACTAATTGACCTGACACTCTTTGGGGAGCAACCAGCTACTGCTAGAGATACTGTTTCTATTGTTGCCGATTTAAAGAGACAACACACAAGCTGGAAACATGTAGAGGGCACACATTGGCATACTCGATTCAATCACCTCATTAATTATGGTGCTG GCTATTATAGCTATCTATACGCGAGATGTTTCGCATCAACCATATGGCAAGAGATCTGCCTGGACGATCCGCTATCCCGGAGCACAGGCGACGCTATTCGAACAAAATTCCTGCGGCACGGAGGAGCAAAGAACCCATCTGATTTACTGAAGGATTTTGTCGGGGACAGAATTATACGAGATTGCAGAGGCGGAGTAATCCCTGACATTAGCAGTCTCTGCAAAGAATTGGGCTTATGA
- the LOC109715359 gene encoding probable mitochondrial intermediate peptidase, mitochondrial isoform X1, whose product MLLSRALGLRRRRATSAASAVAVAAGGRRFFEASSSSSTSAGAAAAAFADGAETGLYGLQILRTAKGFRRFVDEAIERSNELVSNISRLPPSMEIIRAMDEISNTVCSVIDSAELCRNTHPDREYVEEADKASMRIYEYLHFLNTNVTLYNAILKAESEGVLLTEEAQRAASTLRIDFEKGGIHLSKEKLDLVNELNLKAAQLGRKFNENIMTDPGFVDIYPASRIPKDMQHHFKPIYRSTPSASEEIRDLRDQRREKGLQITTDSSTLSSVLKWVSDAEVRRLAYIRGNSVPSGNLGVLDDLIRTRHELAQIMGYKSFADFAIHPNLAAKVDVVMSFLLDLSKIVRPKADEEFARIRDFKRRVCNEKSLDLEPWDEAYFTGMMKSSTYDLDSSVVASYFPLSKCLEGLKMLVESLFGATFQMIPTTPGESWHPDVIKLSLHHPEEGDLGYLYLDLYSRKGKYPGCAHFAIRGGRRVSDKEYQLPIVALVCNFSSPYRSSTTRLNYWDVETLFHEFGHALHSLLSRTDYQHFSGTRVVLDVAETPSNLFEYYAWDYRVLRTFARDETTGDPIPEKLVQAMNGARNMFAATELQRQIFYSLIDLTLFGEQPATARDTVSIVADLKRQHTSWKHVEGTHWHTRFNHLINYGAGYYSYLYARCFASTIWQEICLDDPLSRSTGDAIRTKFLRHGGAKNPSDLLKDFVGDRIIRDCRGGVIPDISSLCKELGL is encoded by the exons ATGTTGCTATCTCGTGCCCTagggctccgccgccgccgcgccacctccgccgcctccgccgtcgccgtcgccgccgggGGGCGCCGCTTCTTCGAAGCCTCatcatcctcctccacctccgccggcgccgccgccgccgccttcgccgATGGCGCCGAGACAGGCCTCTACGGCCTCCAGATCCTGAGGACGGCGAAGGGGTTCCGACGCTTCGTCGACGAGGCCATCGAGAG GTCCAATGAGCTCGTCTCTAACATTTCTCGGCTCCCTCCCTCCATGGAGATCATCCGCGCCATGGATGAGATCTCTAACACG GTCTGTTCGGTGATTGATTCTGCGGAGCTGTGCAGGAACACACATCCGGACAG GGAGTATGTGGAAGAAGCGGATAAGGCTTCGATGAGGATTTATGAGTATCTTCAT TTTCTAAATACAAATGTAACATTATACAATGCTATACTAAAGGCTGAGAGTGAGGGTGTCCTGCTTACAGAAGAAGCTCAAAGGGCAGCCTCTACTTTACGTATTGATTTTGAGAAAGGGGGCATCCATCTATCGAAAG AGAAACTGGACCTGGTTAATGAATTAAATCTCAAGGCTGCCCAGCTGGGAAGAAA GTTCAATGAAAATATTATGACTGACCCAGGTTTTGTTGATATATATCCGGCATCGCGAATCCCGAAGGATATGCAACATCATTTTAAGCCCATATATCGGTCGACCCCATCTGCATCTGAGGAAATAAGAGATCTAAGGGATCAGAGAAGAGAGAAGGGTCTTCAGATCACAACAGATTCAAGCACTCTCTCCTCAGTGTTGAAATGGGTATCAGATGCTGAG GTAAGGAGACTAGCGTACATAAGAGGTAATTCTGTACCAAGTGGAAATCTTGGTGTTCTTGATGATCTTATAAGAACTCGTCATGAACTTGCACAG ATAATGGGGTACAAGTCATTTGCCGACTTTGCTATACATCCTAACTTGGCCGCAAAAGTAGATGTTGTCATGTCCTTTCTTCTTGATCTAAGCAAGATAGTTAGACCCAAAGCTGATGAG GAGTTTGCACGAATACGTGATTTCAAGAGGCGAGTATGTAATGAGAAAAGTTTAGATTTAGAGCCATGGGATGAGGCTTACTTCACGGGAATGATGAAATCTTCTACATATGACCTGGACTCTTCG GTTGTTGCCTCATATTTCCCGTTATCCAAATGCCTCGAGGGCTTGAAAATGTTGGTTGAGTCGCTATTTGGTGCGACATTTCAAATGATTCCGACTACTCCCGGCGAGTCATGGCATCCAGATGTCATAAAGCTCTCTCTTCATCATCCTGAAGAG GGTGATTTGGGGTATCTGTATCTTGATCTTTACTCCAGGAAGGGGAAATATCCAGGTTGTGCCCATTTCGCTATTAGAGGTGGGCGAAGAGTCTCCGACAAGGAATACCAACTTCCA ATTGTTGCATTAGTCTGCAACTTCTCAAGTCCGTACAGATCATCAACTACGAGGCTTAACTACTGGGATGTCGAAACCCTCTTTCATGAGTTTGGTCATGCTCTTCATTCCCTCCTTTCGAGAACG GATTATCAGCACTTCTCGGGCACTAGAGTCGTCCTTGATGTCGCTGAAACACCTTCCAACCTTTTCGA GTACTATGCATGGGACTATCGTGTTCTGCGGACATTTGCTAGAGATGAAACTACCGGTGATCCCATACCAGAAAAACTTGTACAGGCTATGAACGGTGCTCGAAACATGTTTGCTGCAACAGAGCTGCAACGCCAG ATATTTTACTCACTAATTGACCTGACACTCTTTGGGGAGCAACCAGCTACTGCTAGAGATACTGTTTCTATTGTTGCCGATTTAAAGAGACAACACACAAGCTGGAAACATGTAGAGGGCACACATTGGCATACTCGATTCAATCACCTCATTAATTATGGTGCTG GCTATTATAGCTATCTATACGCGAGATGTTTCGCATCAACCATATGGCAAGAGATCTGCCTGGACGATCCGCTATCCCGGAGCACAGGCGACGCTATTCGAACAAAATTCCTGCGGCACGGAGGAGCAAAGAACCCATCTGATTTACTGAAGGATTTTGTCGGGGACAGAATTATACGAGATTGCAGAGGCGGAGTAATCCCTGACATTAGCAGTCTCTGCAAAGAATTGGGCTTATGA
- the LOC109714936 gene encoding lipid transfer-like protein VAS, translated as MGYTNCSKKFAASAAAAVAVVVAAVILSGIKPVLGQTNLPCVQELVPCAIYLNSTNPPASCCNPLKNAFTNELPCACAVFKNPAILKALGLDVTTGLALIRHCNITGVSPSLCSSAPTPATTPPTPTPGLRPNGANSLYRATWTGMSGAFSLLFMFLWFIVV; from the exons ATGGGTTATACAAATTGTTCAAAAAAGTTTGCAgcgtcagcagcagcagcggtggcggtggtggtggcggcCGTGATATTATCAGGAATCAAACCAGTTCTGGGGCAGACAAACCTGCCGTGCGTGCAGGAACTGGTGCCGTGCGCAATCTACCTGAACTCGACAAACCCGCCGGCCAGCTGCTGCAACCCGCTGAAGAACGCGTTCACGAACGAACTCCCGTGCGCCTGCGCCGTCTTCAAGAACCCTGCCATACTCAAGGCCTTGGGGCTCGACGTCACCACCGGCCTCGCCCTCATCCGGCACTGCAACATCACTGGCGTGTCGCCCAGTCTCTGCTCGTCAG CTCCAACTCCAGCAACAACTCCTCCAACACCAACTCCAG GTCTTCGTCCTAACGGCGCCAATTCTCTATATCGAGCGACTTGGACTGGGATGTCAGGCGCGTTTAGCTTGTTATTTATGTTTTTGTGGTTCATCGTGGTGTAA
- the LOC109715014 gene encoding pentatricopeptide repeat-containing protein At4g25270, chloroplastic produces the protein MRGACFARTSLPTCAIPRRTKRGKTPLHGRSRRRLRKPSTFSYPKSAPTPLLVPAPPPLSRVQLFDRVLSDLESLSSSSSSPPDPSLLSSLLDSALLLLPAASSPLLAARLRRLLPPALLRRRRALSAKLLRLLCALGLLDDAHHLFDQMPRRARSNPFVWNTLISAYADSGLFEDALALFFQMDEEDDDAVAPDRFTFPRALKACAGVGSLPLGLAVHRRAVRAGFGADVFVLNALVDMYAKCGDIQRARRAFDAIARRDLVSWNSMLIGYLRHGLLLNALDICRRMLDAGFEPDSITISAILSGFSSSSSSAYRNKLGIEIHGWAIRHGLEHDLSVANSLIGMYSEKGNVGRARLIFESMPRKDLVTWNSIISAHRRDRSVLLLYQRMVDSGLIPDRITFVSVLSACAKLGLVEDGRRLFAEMEEIYGIKPGMEHYGCVADMLGRAGLVEEAYNLISNQMPFDGGPTVWGALLFACSVRGNVEIGESAAERLFELEPDNEHNFELLMQIYRDAGRLEDAERVGRLMKARGLLERCDESSLSGSCIHIE, from the coding sequence atGCGCGGCGCCTGCTTCGCCCGCACATCCCTCCCCACGTGCGCCATCCCCCGCCGCACGAAGCGAGGCAAAACCCCGCTTCACGGCCGATCTCGGCGCCGACTTCGTAAGCCCTCCACTTTCTCCTACCCGAAGTCGGCGCCGACTCCTCTCCTCGTCCCCGCGCCCCCCCCTCTCTCCCGCGTCCAACTGTTCGACCGCGTCCTCTCCGACCTCGAATCcttatcctcctcctcctcctctccccccgacccctccctcctctcctccctcctcgactccgccctcctcctcctccccgccgcctcctccccgCTCCTCGCcgcgcgcctccgccgcctcctcccccccgccctcctccgccgccgccgcgccctcTCCGCCaagctcctccgcctcctctgcGCCCTCGGCCTCCTCGACGACGCCCACCACCTGTTCGACCAAATGCCCCGCCGCGCCAGGTCCAACCCCTTCGTCTGGAACACCCTCATCTCCGCCTACGCCGACTCCGGCCTCTTCGAGGACGCCCTCGCCCTCTTCTTCCAGATggacgaggaggacgacgacgcgGTCGCCCCCGACCGCTTCACCTTCCCCCGCGCGCTCAAGGCCTGCGCCGGCGTCGGGTCCCTGCCCCTCGGCCTCGCCGTGCACCGGCGCGCCGTGCGCGCGGGGTTCGGCGCCGACGTCTTCGTGCTCAACGCGCTCGTCGACATGTACGCCAAGTGCGGCGACATACAGCGCGCGCGCCGCGCGTTCGACGCGATCGCCCGCCGAGACCTCGTCTCGTGGAATTCGATGCTGATCGGGTACCTAAGACACGGCCTTCTGCTCAACGCGCTCGATATTTGTAGACGAATGCTCGACGCCGGATTCGAGCCTGATTCCATTACCATCTCCGCCATTCTATCTGGGTTCagttcatcttcttcttccgcaTATCGTAATAAGCTCGGAATTGAGATCCATGGATGGGCTATCCGGCACGGGCTCGAGCATGATTTATCGGTGGCAAACTCTTTGATCGGAATGTACTCTGAAAAAGGCAATGTAGGCCGTGCCCGATTGATCTTTGAATCGATGCCGCGCAAGGATCTGGTCACCTGGAATTCTATAATCTCCGCGCACCGCAGAGACCGTAGTGTGCTACTCCTTTATCAAAGAATGGTGGATTCGGGTTTGATTCCCGACCGCATCACATTCGTTTCCGTGCTCTCGGCGTGCGCTAAATTGGGCCTGGTGGAGGACGGCCGGAGATTGTTCGCAGAAATGGAGGAGATATATGGCATAAAGCCGGGGATGGAGCACTACGGGTGCGTGGCCGACATGTTGGGGAGGGCGGGGTTGGTCGAAGAGGCTTACAATCTTATATCCAACCAAATGCCGTTCGACGGCGGGCCGACCGTTTGGGGGGCTCTGCTGTTTGCTTGCTCGGTGCGCGGCAACGTCGAGATCGGGGAGAGCGCGGCGGAGAGATTGTTCGAGCTGGAGCCCGACAACGAGCACAACTTCGAGCTGCTGATGCAGATATACAGAGATGCAGGGAGGTTGGAAGATGCGGAGAGGGTGGGGAGATTGATGAAAGCTAGAGGGTTGCTTGAGAGGTGTGATGAATCTAGTTTATCAGGATCTTGCATTCACATAGAATAA
- the LOC109715015 gene encoding IRK-interacting protein-like, whose amino-acid sequence MIRTGPKDTQNHDNNNNSSSNQKVYPQPIMEENGNHQNNNKDPSSVDALISKIFGNISSLKAAYIQLQDAHTPYDPDKIQAADKLVIEELMHLSELKHSYREKNPNKPISVSPRDSRLLDEIQEQQNLLKTYEVMVKKFQSQIQNRESEIAQVQQQIQESSQRKQKLEKKLKQRGLLSEEGSQQEEEEENFFSIELTPNLFTSAADTAYKSIHDFAKLLINMMKAAAWDLDAAAKAIEPGVTYAKRAHKKYAFEAHICQRMFSGFQEESFTVKLASNASTVSSNEGFFHQFLAVRAMDPLDVLSQNPDSIFGKFCRSKYLLAVHPKMESSFFGNMDQRNYVMGGGHPRTPFYQAFLKLAKSIWLLHKLAYSFDPKVKVFQVRKGSEFSEVYMESIVKDIILGEGSGQRPKVGLMVMPGFTIGSSIIQSQVYLSGVKCTE is encoded by the coding sequence ATGATACGAACAGGACCTAAGGACACTCAAAACcacgacaacaacaacaacagcagcagcaatcAGAAGGTCTATCCGCAACCAATAATGGAAGAGAATGGCAATCATCAGAATAATAACAAGGACCCATCATCAGTGGATGCTTTGATTTCCAAGATATTCGGCAACATCTCCTCTCTGAAAGCCGCATACATCCAGCTCCAGGACGCCCACACTCCATACGACCCTGACAAAATCCAAGCTGCTGATAAGCTCGTGATCGAGGAGCTCATGCACCTATCCGAACTCAAGCACTCGTATCGCGAGAAAAACCCTAACAAGCCTATCTCGGTTTCCCCTCGGGATTCACGCCTCCTTGATGAAATCCAGGAGCAGCAGAACTTGCTAAAAACTTACGAGGTCATGGTCAAAAAATTTCAGTCACAGATTCAGAACAGAGAGTCCGAGATCGCCCAGGTACAGCAGCAGATCCAAGAATCGAGCCAGAGGAAGCAGAAGCTCGAGAAGAAGCTGAAGCAGAGGGGTTTGCTATCTGAGGAGGGCTctcaacaagaagaagaagaagagaacttCTTCTCGATCGAACTGACGCCAAATTTGTTCACCTCAGCAGCCGATACTGCATATAAATCTATACATGATTTTGCAAAGTTATTAATTAACATGATGAAAGCGGCGGCATGGGATCTTGATGCCGCTGCTAAGGCAATCGAGCCGGGGGTTACTTATGCCAAACGGGCACATAAGAAATACGCGTTCGAGGCTCACATTTGCCAGAGAATGTTTAGTGGGTTCCAAGAAGAGAGTTTCACTGTCAAATTAGCAAGCAATGCTAGTACTGTTTCTTCTAATGAGGGTTTCTTCCATCAATTTCTTGCTGTGCGGGCGATGGACCCGTTGGATGTTTTGAGCCAAAACCCAGATTCTATTTTTGGAAAATTCTGCAGGAGCAAGTATTTGCTGGCCGTGCATCCAAAAATGGAAAGTTCGTTTTTTGGTAATATGGATCAGAGGAACTATGTGATGGGCGGAGGGCATCCGAGAACACCCTTCTACCAAGCTTTTCTTAAACTGGCAAAGTCGATATGGCTTTTGCACAAGCTCGCTTACTCCTTCGATCCCAAAGTTAAAGTATTTCAAGTGAGGAAGGGAAGCGAATTCTCAGAGGTTTACATGGAGAGCATTGTGAAAGACATTATACTCGGCGAGGGAAGCGGTCAGAGACCGAAAGTTGGGCTAATGGTGATGCCGGGCTTTACGATCGGGAGCAGCATCATACAGTCTCAAGTGTATCTATCTGGTGTTAAATGCACCGAATAG